In Exiguobacterium sibiricum 7-3, a genomic segment contains:
- a CDS encoding uroporphyrinogen-III synthase: protein MICNQLVLTASRRPTAEQVARLAAQQIEVVHHPVIETIPVVFQLPTELDWLIVTSPTGVERIQSQLPSLDDTKIAVVGSKTASALIKQGRTPDFIPSAFTGDVLVEELRPLLETGQRICFARGNRSRQEPLERLRNAVAAEVLEVITYETKLRVIPPDVLQRATYIGLQSPSAVEAIAPFCKETTATYVTIGPITEQAARRFGLTPLLVAAVYTLDGLIDCILEEELL from the coding sequence ATGATTTGTAATCAACTTGTCTTGACGGCGAGTCGGCGGCCGACTGCAGAGCAGGTAGCGCGTTTAGCGGCACAGCAGATTGAAGTCGTCCATCATCCCGTCATCGAAACGATTCCCGTCGTGTTTCAATTACCGACGGAACTCGATTGGCTGATCGTGACGAGTCCGACGGGTGTCGAACGTATCCAGTCACAGCTTCCGTCTTTGGATGACACAAAGATTGCCGTCGTCGGATCGAAAACGGCGTCTGCGTTAATCAAGCAGGGACGGACACCTGATTTCATACCATCCGCTTTTACAGGGGATGTGCTCGTCGAAGAATTACGACCACTTCTTGAGACTGGTCAACGGATTTGTTTTGCTCGCGGAAACCGGTCACGTCAAGAACCGCTCGAACGATTAAGAAACGCCGTTGCGGCTGAAGTGCTGGAAGTCATCACGTACGAAACGAAGTTACGGGTGATTCCACCAGATGTGTTGCAACGCGCTACGTATATTGGTTTACAAAGTCCTTCAGCTGTCGAAGCGATTGCACCATTTTGCAAAGAAACGACCGCGACCTATGTGACGATCGGCCCCATCACTGAGCAAGCCGCTCGACGATTTGGTTTGACACCGCTTTTGGTCGCTGCTGTCTATACACTCGACGGACTGATTGACTGTATCTTAGAGGAGGAACTGTTATGA
- the hemB gene encoding porphobilinogen synthase translates to MNTLEFARHRRLRNTASLRSLVRENHLHKSDLIYPLFIAEGDDIKREVSSMPGVFNLSLDHLEAEIKEVVSLGIESVILFGVPHDHLKDEQGTGAFHDHGIVQEATRLVKKVAPQLTVIADTCLCEYTSTGHCGIVADGTVDNDASLPLHVQTAVSQARAGADIIAPSSMMDGFVAAIRQGLDENGFSHIPVMSYGVKYASAYYGPFRDAANSAPGEGDRKGYQMDPANRREAFREATADVDQGADFMIVKPALAFMDIIRDVRERVDLPIVAYNVSGEYAMVKAAALNGWIDEERIVMETMLGFKRAGADLIITYFAKDICRYLEGAK, encoded by the coding sequence ATGAATACATTAGAATTCGCACGTCACCGCCGCTTGCGTAATACGGCGTCATTGCGCTCACTTGTCCGGGAAAATCATCTGCACAAATCCGATTTGATTTATCCGTTATTTATTGCAGAAGGGGATGACATCAAACGGGAAGTCAGTTCGATGCCTGGTGTGTTCAACTTATCACTCGATCATCTCGAAGCAGAAATCAAAGAAGTCGTTTCACTGGGTATTGAATCGGTCATCCTGTTCGGCGTCCCGCACGATCATTTAAAAGATGAGCAGGGGACAGGGGCATTTCATGATCACGGGATCGTTCAAGAAGCGACACGACTCGTTAAAAAAGTTGCACCGCAACTGACAGTCATCGCGGATACATGTCTATGTGAGTACACGTCAACCGGACACTGTGGCATCGTCGCTGACGGAACGGTCGATAATGATGCATCGCTTCCGTTACATGTCCAAACAGCTGTTTCACAAGCACGTGCCGGTGCCGATATCATCGCACCGTCTTCGATGATGGACGGGTTCGTGGCAGCAATCCGCCAAGGACTGGATGAGAACGGCTTCAGCCATATCCCGGTCATGAGTTATGGCGTCAAGTATGCTTCCGCGTATTACGGACCGTTCCGTGATGCGGCAAACTCGGCTCCTGGTGAAGGGGACCGTAAAGGCTATCAAATGGATCCTGCCAATCGTCGGGAAGCATTCCGTGAAGCAACAGCGGATGTTGATCAAGGAGCAGACTTCATGATCGTCAAACCGGCCCTTGCCTTCATGGATATCATTCGTGACGTCCGCGAACGCGTGGATCTGCCAATCGTTGCGTACAACGTATCGGGTGAATATGCGATGGTCAAAGCGGCTGCGTTAAACGGCTGGATCGATGAAGAACGTATCGTCATGGAGACGATGCTCGGATTTAAACGGGCCGGTGCCGATCTAATCATCACCTATTTCGCGAAAGACATTTGTCGTTACTTGGAGGGGGCGAAATGA
- a CDS encoding bifunctional folylpolyglutamate synthase/dihydrofolate synthase encodes MRTREDVLEWLSALLAFGIKPGLSRMEAVLEELMIDPDAIPTIHAAGTNGKGSTVAFLREMGVAEGLQVGTFTSPYIIQFEERIMLNGVPISEADLVEAANVVQAAILKLEPVIGALTEFEALTVLAFYHFYQIRPDFVIYEVGLGGLYDSTNVLKQPKAAIITSIGHDHQAILGDTLQEIALQKFGIIKQGTRVIAGKLQEELTVPLMAYCGDRQASLSWSQEVIRHYRLSETGTWATYEGIPETRLGLEGMHQVHNAANAVVCAKQLGWSKTAIRRGLRNATHPGRFEIISRKPRIILDGAHNPEGVTALVERLKEESKPVVVLCSILRDKDRKAMLRQLREVTPDIYETTFDFPRARTLEELEMDGAKAMELNSFFKEVDTADKTLIVTGSLYFISTVRTLLKAQSFTKKGKH; translated from the coding sequence GTGAGAACACGAGAAGATGTGTTGGAATGGTTATCGGCGTTACTGGCATTTGGCATCAAACCGGGACTGAGTCGGATGGAAGCAGTACTGGAGGAACTTATGATTGATCCGGATGCGATTCCGACGATTCATGCCGCGGGAACAAACGGAAAGGGATCAACGGTCGCTTTTTTGCGGGAGATGGGTGTAGCCGAAGGATTGCAAGTCGGAACCTTTACGTCACCGTATATCATTCAGTTCGAGGAACGGATCATGTTGAACGGTGTACCAATCAGTGAAGCGGATCTGGTCGAGGCGGCTAATGTGGTTCAAGCTGCAATCCTGAAATTAGAACCGGTAATTGGGGCATTGACGGAATTTGAAGCCTTAACGGTGCTCGCTTTTTATCATTTTTATCAAATTCGTCCTGATTTTGTGATTTATGAAGTCGGACTCGGTGGTTTGTACGATTCGACGAATGTCCTGAAGCAACCGAAAGCCGCCATTATTACTTCGATTGGGCACGACCATCAGGCTATCCTCGGAGATACGCTTCAAGAGATCGCCCTACAGAAATTCGGGATCATCAAACAAGGCACACGAGTCATTGCCGGGAAACTGCAGGAAGAATTGACGGTGCCGTTGATGGCCTATTGTGGCGATCGGCAAGCGAGTCTGTCCTGGAGTCAGGAAGTCATCCGGCATTACCGGCTGAGTGAGACAGGAACATGGGCAACCTATGAAGGCATTCCCGAGACACGGCTTGGACTGGAAGGGATGCATCAAGTCCACAACGCGGCCAATGCCGTCGTCTGTGCCAAACAACTGGGATGGTCGAAGACCGCAATCCGGCGTGGACTGCGGAATGCAACGCATCCGGGTCGGTTTGAAATCATCTCCCGTAAGCCGCGGATCATTTTGGACGGTGCCCATAATCCGGAAGGGGTGACGGCACTTGTCGAACGTTTGAAGGAAGAGTCAAAACCGGTCGTCGTCCTCTGTTCGATCTTACGGGACAAGGACCGCAAAGCGATGCTCAGGCAGTTACGGGAAGTGACACCGGATATTTACGAGACGACGTTTGATTTTCCAAGGGCGCGAACACTGGAAGAATTGGAGATGGACGGAGCGAAGGCGATGGAACTCAACAGCTTTTTCAAGGAAGTGGATACGGCCGACAAGACACTTATTGTCACGGGTTCCCTTTATTTCATCAGCACGGTTCGCACATTACTTAAGGCACAGTCTTTTACAAAAAAGGGGAAACACTGA
- the hemA gene encoding glutamyl-tRNA reductase: MHIVVVGLNNKTAPVSIREQVSFGEHEMKGAVVALRDEKSIFESVIVSTCNRTELYVVTDQPHTGRYYTKRFLANWFGLTMEELEPYLFIHEGFDAMKHLFRVTSGLDSMIVGETQILGQVKTSFFTAQKLETTGTVFNKLFKEAVTLAKRAHAETGIGENAVSVSAAAVTLAEQLLGSLEDKSIVVIGAGETGELTTLNLYEAGARDITVFNRTLAKAEEVANRFEGSAHSINEMQCGLLRADIVISSTGAKRAIIKREDIAAAQLFRSDRPFLLIDIAVPRDIEPTAGDLPGVHLYDVDDLTSIVQQNMAERMKEAAKIERRIEAAIAEFEGWMTTLGVVPIITELRDQSLKIQQETMQSLERKLPNMTNREKTVIGKHMKSIINQLLREPLSYIKDAAAKPDADQRIAQFMDTFALDEELFDSAAEEMVLQEETTAERKAVNR; encoded by the coding sequence ATGCATATCGTAGTTGTCGGTTTAAATAATAAGACGGCGCCTGTATCAATCCGCGAACAAGTCTCATTTGGGGAACATGAGATGAAGGGAGCGGTCGTTGCGCTACGTGACGAAAAAAGTATTTTCGAGAGCGTCATCGTTTCGACATGCAACCGGACGGAATTATATGTCGTCACGGATCAGCCGCATACAGGGCGTTATTATACAAAACGTTTTCTGGCGAACTGGTTTGGTTTGACAATGGAAGAATTAGAGCCGTATTTGTTCATCCACGAGGGATTTGACGCAATGAAGCATCTTTTCCGGGTGACAAGCGGACTCGACTCGATGATTGTCGGTGAAACACAGATTCTCGGACAAGTGAAGACCAGTTTTTTCACGGCACAAAAACTCGAGACGACAGGAACGGTTTTCAATAAATTGTTTAAAGAAGCCGTCACGCTTGCGAAACGAGCGCATGCTGAAACGGGAATCGGTGAAAATGCGGTGTCGGTCAGCGCAGCTGCCGTAACATTGGCGGAACAGTTACTTGGATCGCTCGAAGACAAATCCATCGTGGTCATCGGTGCCGGAGAAACAGGCGAATTGACGACACTTAACTTGTATGAAGCGGGTGCCCGTGATATCACCGTCTTTAACCGGACGCTGGCCAAAGCCGAAGAAGTGGCGAATCGTTTCGAAGGATCCGCACATTCGATCAATGAAATGCAATGCGGTCTGCTTCGGGCTGACATCGTTATTTCTTCAACCGGAGCAAAACGAGCAATCATCAAACGTGAAGACATTGCTGCAGCACAATTGTTCCGAAGTGATCGTCCCTTCCTGTTGATTGATATCGCGGTTCCACGTGATATCGAACCGACTGCAGGTGACTTGCCGGGCGTTCATTTATACGATGTCGATGATTTGACGTCAATCGTCCAGCAAAACATGGCAGAACGAATGAAGGAAGCCGCAAAAATCGAACGGCGGATTGAAGCTGCGATTGCTGAGTTCGAAGGATGGATGACGACGCTTGGTGTCGTTCCGATCATTACGGAACTCCGTGATCAGTCGCTTAAAATCCAGCAAGAGACGATGCAAAGTCTGGAGCGGAAGTTGCCGAATATGACAAATCGGGAAAAAACCGTGATCGGAAAACACATGAAATCGATCATCAATCAACTGCTTCGCGAACCATTATCCTATATTAAAGATGCAGCCGCGAAACCAGATGCCGATCAACGGATTGCGCAGTTCATGGATACGTTTGCATTAGACGAAGAACTGTTTGATAGTGCCGCCGAGGAAATGGTGTTACAAGAAGAAACAACAGCCGAACGGAAAGCTGTGAATCGGTGA
- a CDS encoding valine--tRNA ligase: MQMQELSMPTKYDPQATEEKWYDFWMKGEYFKADQDPEKAPYTIVIPPPNVTGKLHLGHAWDTTLQDMLTRMKRMQGFDVLYLPGMDHAGIATQAKVEQKLRAEGKSRLEMGREKFLEQSWAWKEEYASTIREQWSKLGLGLDYSRERFTLDEGLSEAVQEVFVKLYEKGLIYRGEYIVNWDPATKTAISDIEVIYKDIEGAFYHFSYPLTDGSGHVELATTRPETMLGDTAIAVNPKDERYAHLVGKTITLPIVGREIPIVADEYVDMEFGTGVVKITPAHDPNDFEVGNRHDLPRVLVMNEDGTMNENAGKYEGMDRFECRKQIVEDLKESGVLIKVEPHLHSVGHSERSDAIVEPYLSLQWFVKMEPLAEKALQEQQGEDKINFIPQRFENTYVRWMENIRDWCVSRQLWWGHRIPAWYHKETGEVYVGKEAPADLENWEQDNDVLDTWFSSALWPFSTMGWPNEGAADYQKYFPTSTLVTGYDIIAFWVSRMIFQSYEFTGERPFNDVLIHGLIRDSEGRKMSKSLGNGIDPMDVIEKYGADSLRWFLTTGSTPGNDLRFYWEKIEATWNFSNKLWNASRFALMNMDGLTHEQIDLSGEKSLADQWILTRLNTTIDDVTRLSDKYEFGEAGRVLYHFIWEDFCNWYIEMAKLPLNGEDEAAKLTTRSILAYTLDQIMRLMHPFMPFITEEIWQHLPHEGETVTRAAWPTRNDSLDFPKAVPAFEAVQNVIRSVRNIRAEVNAPMSKQIQLMIATSDDQVQHDLETNLSYLKKFTNASELLVERNMTAPEKAMSAIVTGAELFIPLADLINIEEEIARLNKELVKYTKEVERVEKKLNNPGFVGKAPAHVIEEEQAKAQDYKEKRAAVEVRISELAK, encoded by the coding sequence ATTCAGATGCAGGAATTATCAATGCCAACAAAATATGATCCGCAGGCAACGGAAGAAAAATGGTACGACTTTTGGATGAAAGGGGAATACTTCAAAGCCGATCAGGATCCGGAAAAAGCACCGTATACGATCGTCATCCCGCCACCGAACGTCACCGGGAAATTACACCTCGGTCATGCCTGGGATACAACACTTCAGGATATGCTGACACGGATGAAACGGATGCAAGGTTTCGACGTCTTGTACCTGCCGGGAATGGACCACGCCGGAATCGCGACGCAAGCTAAAGTCGAACAGAAGCTCCGGGCGGAAGGAAAGTCACGTCTTGAAATGGGACGTGAGAAGTTCCTTGAACAATCATGGGCATGGAAAGAAGAATATGCTTCAACAATCCGCGAGCAATGGTCGAAACTCGGACTCGGACTCGATTATTCACGGGAACGGTTTACACTCGATGAAGGTTTGTCGGAAGCGGTTCAAGAAGTGTTCGTTAAATTGTATGAAAAAGGCTTGATCTACCGTGGTGAATACATCGTTAACTGGGATCCGGCGACGAAAACAGCCATCTCGGATATCGAGGTCATTTATAAAGACATCGAAGGTGCTTTCTATCACTTCAGTTATCCGTTGACGGACGGAAGTGGTCACGTCGAACTGGCGACGACGCGTCCGGAAACGATGCTCGGCGATACAGCGATTGCCGTCAATCCGAAAGATGAGCGTTATGCACACCTCGTCGGAAAAACGATCACGTTACCAATCGTCGGCCGGGAAATCCCGATTGTTGCCGATGAGTACGTTGATATGGAGTTTGGGACAGGTGTCGTTAAAATCACGCCGGCCCACGACCCGAACGACTTTGAAGTTGGAAACCGTCATGATTTACCACGTGTCCTCGTCATGAACGAAGACGGCACGATGAACGAAAATGCCGGGAAATACGAAGGCATGGATCGTTTCGAATGCCGTAAGCAGATCGTCGAAGATCTGAAAGAATCAGGTGTCCTGATCAAAGTCGAACCGCATCTGCATTCCGTCGGTCACTCGGAACGGTCGGACGCGATTGTCGAGCCGTACTTGTCGCTCCAATGGTTTGTTAAAATGGAACCGCTCGCTGAAAAAGCATTACAAGAGCAACAAGGGGAAGACAAAATCAACTTTATTCCGCAACGTTTCGAAAACACATATGTCCGCTGGATGGAAAACATCCGTGACTGGTGTGTCAGCCGTCAGCTTTGGTGGGGTCACCGGATTCCGGCTTGGTACCATAAAGAAACGGGCGAAGTCTACGTCGGCAAAGAAGCACCAGCTGATCTCGAAAACTGGGAACAGGACAATGATGTGCTTGATACATGGTTCTCATCCGCCCTTTGGCCGTTCTCGACGATGGGCTGGCCAAACGAAGGTGCAGCTGATTATCAGAAGTACTTCCCGACGTCAACACTCGTAACGGGTTACGATATCATCGCTTTTTGGGTCTCACGGATGATCTTCCAATCGTATGAATTCACAGGCGAACGTCCATTCAACGATGTCTTGATTCACGGCTTGATCCGTGACTCCGAGGGACGGAAAATGTCGAAATCACTCGGTAACGGGATTGATCCGATGGATGTCATCGAGAAATACGGTGCGGATTCGCTGCGCTGGTTCTTAACGACCGGTTCAACACCAGGAAACGATTTACGTTTCTACTGGGAGAAAATCGAAGCGACATGGAACTTCTCGAACAAATTGTGGAACGCGAGCCGCTTTGCCTTGATGAACATGGATGGACTTACGCATGAGCAAATTGACCTGTCCGGTGAGAAATCACTTGCCGATCAATGGATTCTGACACGTCTGAACACGACGATTGATGATGTGACGCGTCTGTCAGACAAATATGAGTTTGGTGAAGCCGGTCGCGTTCTGTATCACTTCATCTGGGAAGACTTCTGTAACTGGTACATCGAGATGGCGAAGTTGCCGTTAAACGGTGAGGACGAAGCAGCGAAATTGACGACACGTTCGATTCTTGCCTATACGCTTGATCAAATCATGCGTCTGATGCATCCGTTCATGCCGTTCATCACGGAAGAAATCTGGCAACACTTACCGCACGAAGGCGAAACAGTTACACGTGCCGCTTGGCCGACACGGAACGATTCACTGGACTTCCCAAAAGCTGTTCCGGCATTTGAAGCCGTTCAGAACGTCATCCGTTCAGTTCGGAACATCCGGGCTGAAGTCAACGCACCGATGTCGAAACAAATTCAGTTGATGATTGCAACGAGTGACGATCAAGTCCAGCATGATTTAGAAACAAATCTGTCGTACTTGAAAAAGTTCACGAATGCGTCAGAATTGCTCGTTGAACGCAATATGACAGCACCGGAAAAAGCGATGAGTGCCATCGTGACGGGAGCAGAATTGTTCATTCCACTTGCTGACTTGATCAACATCGAAGAAGAAATCGCTCGTCTGAACAAAGAACTCGTCAAGTATACAAAAGAAGTCGAACGGGTCGAGAAAAAACTCAACAACCCGGGATTTGTCGGGAAAGCACCGGCACATGTCATTGAAGAAGAACAAGCAAAAGCACAAGACTATAAAGAGAAGCGGGCGGCAGTTGAAGTCCGAATCAGCGAACTCGCAAAATAA
- the hemL gene encoding glutamate-1-semialdehyde 2,1-aminomutase, translated as MSLTNQNSKSKAAFERALPLMPGGVNSPVRAYKSVGMTPIFAERAQGSRLYDIDGKEYIDYVLSWGPMILGHADPIVTAAIQEQATRGWSYGTPTEIESAMAEVVISRVPSVEVVRMVNSGTEATMAALRLARGYTGKTKILKFEGCYHGHGDSLLIKAGSGVATLGLPDSPGVPAQIASMTLTVPYNDMDAVRIAFEKHGDDIAGVIVEPAAGNMGFVPPQPGFLEGLRDITEQYGTLLIFDEVMTGFRVGFNCAQGYFGVTPDITCLGKVIGGGMPVGAYGGRRDIMEQIAPQGPIYQAGTLSGNPLAMTAGLATLTQLKPEHYEEFDRKAGRLAEGYLAAAAKYNIPLTTNRAGAMFGVFFTDQPVTNFEQAKSSNLDMFRSYYQKMAARGVFLPPSQFEGLFLSTVHTDDDIEQTLAAVELTFKELQLEFNR; from the coding sequence ATGAGCTTAACGAATCAGAACTCAAAATCAAAAGCGGCGTTTGAACGCGCCTTACCACTCATGCCGGGTGGCGTCAACAGCCCGGTTCGCGCTTATAAGTCAGTCGGAATGACACCGATTTTCGCAGAACGTGCACAAGGTTCGCGGCTTTACGACATCGATGGAAAAGAATACATCGATTATGTGTTGTCATGGGGACCGATGATTCTCGGTCATGCGGATCCGATCGTGACAGCAGCGATTCAGGAACAAGCGACACGCGGATGGAGCTACGGAACACCGACGGAAATCGAGTCGGCGATGGCAGAAGTCGTCATCAGCCGGGTTCCATCAGTTGAAGTAGTCCGCATGGTCAACTCGGGGACGGAAGCAACAATGGCCGCGCTTCGTCTCGCACGCGGTTACACCGGGAAAACGAAAATCCTGAAATTCGAAGGCTGTTACCACGGTCACGGCGATTCGCTATTGATTAAGGCCGGATCAGGTGTGGCGACTCTCGGACTGCCGGATTCACCGGGCGTACCGGCACAAATCGCCAGTATGACATTAACCGTTCCATACAATGATATGGATGCGGTCCGGATTGCGTTTGAAAAACACGGCGACGACATCGCGGGTGTCATCGTGGAGCCGGCAGCTGGAAACATGGGCTTCGTTCCACCGCAACCCGGATTCCTCGAAGGACTGCGCGACATCACGGAACAGTACGGCACACTCTTGATTTTTGACGAAGTCATGACCGGTTTCCGCGTCGGCTTCAACTGTGCGCAAGGATACTTCGGTGTCACACCGGATATCACATGTCTCGGTAAGGTCATCGGTGGCGGTATGCCGGTCGGTGCTTACGGCGGACGTCGTGACATCATGGAACAAATTGCGCCGCAAGGTCCGATTTACCAAGCGGGGACATTATCGGGTAACCCGCTTGCGATGACAGCAGGGCTCGCGACATTGACGCAGCTGAAACCGGAACATTACGAAGAATTTGACCGGAAAGCCGGTCGACTGGCGGAAGGGTATCTCGCAGCAGCGGCCAAATACAATATTCCGCTGACGACGAACCGGGCGGGCGCCATGTTCGGTGTCTTCTTCACGGATCAGCCGGTGACGAATTTTGAGCAGGCAAAATCATCGAATCTCGACATGTTCCGTTCGTATTATCAAAAGATGGCGGCACGCGGTGTCTTCTTACCACCATCGCAATTTGAAGGACTCTTCTTATCGACCGTTCATACGGACGATGATATCGAACAGACACTTGCAGCGGTCGAACTGACGTTCAAGGAATTGCAACTCGAATTTAATCGTTAA
- the hemC gene encoding hydroxymethylbilane synthase, producing MRKIIVGSRSSKLAMTQTKWVIEQLKQAGAPYEFEIKNIITKGDRILDVTLSKVGGKGLFVKEIEQQMIDEDIDFAVHSMKDLPSELPTGLIIGATPSRVDARDALITTTGGGLDSLPEGAIVGTSSLRRGSQLLKLRPDLKIESIRGNIDTRLEKLKTGPFDGILLAAAGLQRMGWSEDVVSEYISTDDMIPAVGQGILAIECRANDQEVRDLLNLIHDQMTEKVAFAERSFLAAIEGSCHVPVGGFATINEDLSTTLVGFLGSVDGQQILLERETSLDPMQLGQMVATRLLDAGGREILASLPDDL from the coding sequence ATGCGAAAAATCATAGTAGGTTCACGTAGTTCAAAACTTGCGATGACACAAACGAAATGGGTCATCGAGCAATTGAAACAAGCAGGTGCACCATACGAATTCGAAATCAAGAACATCATCACGAAGGGTGACCGCATCCTTGACGTGACACTATCTAAAGTTGGTGGTAAAGGATTGTTCGTCAAAGAAATCGAACAACAGATGATTGACGAAGACATTGATTTTGCCGTGCATAGCATGAAAGATCTCCCGTCTGAATTACCGACAGGACTCATCATTGGTGCGACACCTTCACGAGTCGATGCGCGTGATGCGTTGATTACGACGACAGGCGGCGGACTGGACTCGCTTCCGGAAGGGGCAATTGTCGGAACGAGCAGCTTACGCCGTGGTTCCCAATTACTCAAATTACGTCCGGATTTAAAAATCGAATCGATCCGTGGGAACATCGATACACGTCTTGAAAAGCTGAAGACAGGTCCGTTTGACGGCATTCTGCTTGCTGCTGCCGGTCTGCAACGGATGGGCTGGTCAGAAGACGTTGTTTCGGAATACATTTCGACCGACGATATGATTCCGGCGGTCGGACAAGGGATTTTGGCAATCGAATGCCGGGCGAACGATCAAGAAGTCCGCGACTTGCTGAATTTGATCCACGATCAGATGACAGAAAAAGTAGCTTTCGCCGAACGTTCTTTCCTAGCAGCAATTGAAGGAAGCTGTCATGTTCCTGTCGGTGGATTTGCGACGATCAATGAAGATTTGTCGACGACACTCGTCGGATTCCTGGGTTCAGTGGACGGGCAACAAATCTTGCTTGAACGGGAAACATCACTTGATCCGATGCAACTCGGTCAAATGGTAGCGACACGCCTGCTCGATGCAGGTGGTCGTGAAATTCTCGCTTCTTTACCGGATGATTTGTAA